The sequence catggaatttattttaatcattctGAAAGATTTAGTAACGTAAACCAATTATAACCAGCGTTACGATCAACGTGTTCAAACTGTGATGATTTCCGTGCTGAGTTATGTTTGAGACTTGCAATAATTTGCAACTTTACCAAGGGAACCCTTAGTTTTCTAATCGAAAACCTTCAAACCGAATTCAAGGAATAAAACGACTGCAGCTTAACATAATTCGGCTTAAGTGATTTGTGCGTAAGAAAGGCTTACAATTGGGGTAGAATTATAGTGAGTAGTGAGATGTGTGTTCTGACGACGATCTAAAAATAAAGTATGAATTTACATGAATATCCACAATCTATTCGTAAGaatctatttatttctttatttgttcttttatCTGTTTATTTGTATTCGAATGATAGTTTAATCAGAATAAGTATCTACTGCAACTACAGCTATGGACGGTACATAGTATAAATACAAAGTGACAGGTACCAAAGAGAAGCTAAAGGATCAAAGTCGCAATAAAGCCTACTCGTGCAATACGTTCATTCTTCTCAATCCTCAAATCTTTGTTTAAAAGTCaataaagagaaattaattctAGTCGATTTCAGTTGTTGGAAATATgaatatgatataatttatttctaataggaatggtaaagaatataaGACCCACAAATACAGGAATGGttatatccaagatactagaAATCCCAGTGACAAATCAAATCATCTCCCACGGTTAACGAGTTAACCTACTGGACCAGTCTATGCAGTCTGCCTTATGCAAATGACAAGATCGTTTCATCGAACGAGACTCTATCGTAATCTGACTGTTTAACTTTTACTTGAAGAGCTGCCTTCTTTATTTCGTTGTAGATGGTAATTACTCTCTATTAGAAGTTGATGGCGTCGAGTCACGACAAAAGCGTGCTTAGCCGATAGAATATAGACGTATGAATTAAGCCTATCGTTCACTTAACTAACAACTTATGTATTGGGCTAGCAGTAATTGTCGCACACCTAAAGTATTTTAATACGACTTTTGGAAAATTtagattaattaataatataataataaatgatataatagtaaataataGTAATCTAGATTTTCAAAAAATCGATTGATCGATCGGTATTTTATGTCCTGCGATCCAATATACATAGAATGATGTACGAAAGCTCTTGATCAGATAGATTCTTCGTTTCATAATCtaaaaacgatattttaaCGTTCTATCTGTATACTGGATCGTTTTCGATCGGTAATTTCAAGtagtttcttattttatttatatctttgtttaaattttgctttgcttaaagaaattaaagtaACAAACAATAAAAACTGTTGAATGATATTCTGGAAACTTGAAAAAGGTAGGTagcgttcaaatattttcgtgagCCAGtgcatacatacatgtataacAGTGCACTAATGTATAATATGTTAAAACTTGTTTAAATATCACTGTTagaatataattgaaaaatctgTCTGGCCGAAAATCTTTTCACAGTATTGTGCgcatggaaaataaaaaagaaataaaaaatttgctCAGACTACGAGAGTAGCTAAAGTGATAAAATTGgtgaaattattgttatattacattatattttatttttatcattaaattttaattgtcGAATACTCATGAATGCAGGTATACTAGATATTGAAAGAACGTCTACGCATGTGAATCCCTAACtgataacaataaaaataatagaagaaGGTGATACTGAATACATAAGAGTGTGTAATTAAGAATCGATATCTATTATCTTTTCATTATCATATGGATAGTACAATTCGGCTGCCAGCTATAGAATAACTACTTCATTGCCATAATGCGAGCACACAATCGGTATATGTACATAATCGTTAcctgataaataaaatattcatgtCGAGAATGCTGCCACTGTCGAGGCGATAGAAAGCAAGATAGTATACTGTTAAATTTGTTCAGATTAGTCAGATTACCTTATTCAAACGATTTAAATTTAACCAACTTTAAACCAGTTTACCGATGTAAATCCATTATCTGCTTGATTTGAAATATCCTTTTAGGTTTCTACGTTGATTCTTATTAATCAAATCTTTCGATTTCGAATCACCTGCATTCAAGTATGTAAATACCATTTGCCAATGTGAACCTGTTATTTTGCTCGACTAAGATACTTTACAACGTGCGGGTAAAATTAAACACACCTTAACTATTCTTTAACATGAAAAGAACAATAGTTgctaaataatataatattttctctaATTACGTGCTTGTTGATATTGGCTCCTCAAATCGAGTCCACTCTAATGGTATACTTATACTATTTTAGCTATTCGTTTTTCAATAGATACTCAAACAAAGTCAGCTTATTTGAATGCAAAGGATTTCACATTAACGCATTTACGTGTTCATTAATATAGTAACTTAGAGCAAAGTGTTCACTATAGATCATTTAGTCCTTATGcgtttgtataatatatttaataatacagTATAAGTTTAATACAAATCCGTATCTGGTATTATCTTATTTTACAAAACGTGTCGGTTACATGCTCGTTTATTAGGTTGTGTAGGTTAAAGTTAAATCTAAATTAATCTTCACTGTATATATTACGCTGGTAGCAAATGTGTTAAGGAACTTGACACACACTCATACGAACGCAATTTTGAAGTCAAACAACTTCATCAATCTTAATCAGAATTCGTAAATGTACGAGTAGGTTTCTGGACAGTTATCTATTATAAAGTAAATCTTgcatgaaatttcaaatgcTTTTAGAGTTTACAGCGCTTAATAGAAACGGTgaattcatttatatttaaactACATATAGCAATatgtaaattgtaaatatacaGGGTTTAACTGAATGAGATGTACAAGCATTCATGTGGACAATAACTGAATTTTACGAtgattaaattaaagtaaagaaaagaaataaataagtaGAAAAAACATGTTACTTTTAGTCGTGACAGTAAAAATGTTAATGAGTGCAAATTTTCTAGGTGTTACAGCTAATAGAGTTCATTGAGTTATATAGACTGCTTGGCGCTAGCCATGTGACTCTATACAACGACACGGTTGGCACGGAGGCTGGATGTGCTCTTAAGTACTACGAAGCTAAAGGTCTCGTGACCGTGTTACCTTGGCATCATTTGGACATGATTTCGCAGCGAGAAATTCGCACGGAGGGACTGTTCGCTGCCCTGAACGATTGCCTTTATCGATCTATGTACAAATACGAATATGTAGCGTTGGTGGACCTCGACGAGTTCATTATACCGAGGCACAACGACACGATCATTGATCTCATTAGgtgaaaatttgttaatttgttataattaaACTTGTggttatttaatttctttatacGTAATGTGTGAATGTGCCAGATGTTTAAAACTAAAATACTAAAATTTTGAACAATGATTAATTAACATACGATCggaattaaatgtaattttatacaaCTAACTGCGTTCTTCTGGTCAGTTTCGACTCAACTATATGTTTCTAAAGAGTATCTCAAACTCAAACAAGACATGAAAAAGTTTTGATTAGTATGCATGATCTTTTGTTACAGCatcatattacatattttcttCGTCCCTTACAGATACtttttagaataaaattgaaacacatataaaactttttaaataaactaaatTAAACTTAAATGGAGAAATCTAAGAgggaaatatttaattacaaaaaaaaatagttattaatataaaaacagATTGATGTAAAGATTCGTTTTTCactttcataaaaaatattgtgtGTGTGTTTCTGCCATTCAAACACAATATTCACATCTGTAAATTATGACTCGTATGAAATATGTAGGAATATTTGCattgaaaaaaaaacactCTGTTTCAGGGAAATTAAagcattaaaattattacaagacAAAGTTCTTCAAACTCTCAGATCATAttgattttaatgaaatatgcAGATAAATTAATAACCGACAGCACTATATAACGGCCTTTATATTACAACcaaatatatctataatattttcaatattttattttacagtagttttacgatattttctgATACAAAGTCTTATACACGACTCATCGATATCCGTGTACCCCGATTTAGAGACGAGAGATTATTgctctatatatttgtcataATAATCTAATTGACTCAATtgctttttttaataatatggAGATACTTCAAACAtatcaaattcaaatttatatgtataaattttatcCTAGATACGtacattataatattgtatatgtacatattttatataaaattcatgTAATTTACTCATTAGTTGACATTCTTTTGCAATCTTAAATGACGTCATTATTTAATGTTTACATTTTATGTTTCTACTAACTGCAAtaagtattttaatatattaaaaaatgtaaatgtaatatattaaaaaatgatacTTTAGCGACATTGTTATATATAGGcatataaagcaataattTCTCGAATATCATGGTATTCGAATATCGATAAGAATCactatatttttcaattaatataaaaataaaataaaaatgttatattttagaTGGATGAGCAGTCGTACAAATACAAAATCCACCGGAGCGTATTCTTTTCAAAACGCATTCTTCTATCTGCAGTGGGTGGACGATCCTTTCGTGATGGCCAGTCGAACTCCCATAGAGGCAGGTTTGATTACTCTGAAGAAAACCAGACGTAGAACAAAACTGCATCCGCACAAGCAAcgctcgaagtatatttgcAAGCCGCAAGACATTGTGGAAGCTGGTAATCATTTTGTCTGGGAATTTATTCCGGGGCATGGAACTTTGAACGTTCCATCGGACGCCGCAATTTTGCATCATTATCGGGTCTGCGAATTCGGCGGTGATGATTGTATAAAGACTCAATCGGTAGTCGATAGAACGGCCTACAAGTACAAGGATAGACTGGCCGAAAACGTTGGCAAAATCTGGACAGACCTAAGCACCGATTGTTCGTTACCAAAGTTAGAACCAGTGCCGGCGATGACGCCGCGGATAAAAGCAAGCCCCGTGTTAAAATCGGTCAGGTAGCGAAAGACTATTATCGATACTCTTTGGGATATTAGTAATTTTACTGGTACCCCAAAGGTAGCAAGAACCTATTTCTATAACTACGGTGGCCCGTAGTTTTCCTCCAGCGAAATCCAGTTTCGACTGAGAGAAGAGAATTGCAGAGAAATTCGGGATTTATGGAGTACCATAACACGTTTTTTCTACCTTTCGCGGTCCACGCCTGATAAATCTCGTTTTGGAAACACGGAGAACGGTGCCTGTTTAACAATGAGCCAAATGATGAAATGAAGTGTGGTAGCCGGTAGCATTCTGAAAGGCGCGATGCTCATTCGAAAGCTgacgaataatatttttctacgtGAGGAAGACTCATGATCGATCGGGAAAATACTTACATGACGAATGACTTTCCCGAGCGATCCTGTATCTCTTACGCTATGGTGCTTCTTTCACGATTTTATACggtattatatttatgtacgagtttccttttcgttcgaacgaagcCGAGCTGCATGAAACCGACTACCTACATAGTAATAGGAATGTAGAAGTTACCAAGCAGGGCCTATGTTTACGGTCTACATTATCGGCTATAATGTAAGATATCTGATATTACATTGTTGTCTTGTTGATacgtttctctttcctttttttgacACCTATAAATCCGCACAACGTATAAAGAAAAACGTACGCATATCCATAGGATCAATACTTATAGTCGTagtttatgtatgtataatatgtatcTAGAACATCTAGTATTTAATCTGATAGTAAACGCGTAGAATGcgaaatgtttttaaaatgCCGTTTAAACATAGTCGATTTATATCCGATCGGTTATTGACACTACGAAGAACGTTTCAGTTCTAGGAAGAATTCGTCCGTCTTTTATCATGGATTAATATTAGTTGCGTTTTATTAGTTgcgttttacaattttatttgttgTCGAACTGCCTCGTGAATAGTTTTTATCAGCCCTTTAAAGTGATTTCAGGAAACGTTGTTACATAATAGGAGCTACATTTCAAGAAAAATGTGATTATTAATTGTGCTCAGAATGGATGTAACAAAGGAGGAAGTATTACGGTCAGCTAGAGATAAGAGACTACAGATTTGAGCGTTATGACAATGAATATTGCAAACtgtttctatttctttcaTAATGTCACATTTTTTACGCGCACAtacatttatgtatatatgtgtatacacTGAAGTGTACATACATTTACGTACACAACATGTAGGATAGGTGAATACGTACATGTGATCGGTGCTAAGCCACAATCAACATGCCGTTTGATCATGTTGAgaaagttaataaatattatacgacgacaatatgtattttgattcccttgaaaatatatttcgtaaatataAGTCTGGAGTACATGTACAATTATAGGaataattgaatttcaaattatttaacaCGCGTATgtcatatatatacaataattgtgtatatatatatatatcttaagTATTTTTTACCACCGTCAAAATTATTCGATCACGACGACTAATAATATATTACCTTTTATTGACACCTATTTACAgttattgtaaaaatatgcgTATAGAGATCGATAATTACATGGACggtatattttgaaatttttgtaattgttttTTGTAATCGTTAAAAATCCTCATCCGAATGATCTAGCTTACTAACGGCTCGTTTTTCTTGTCCAACCTTTAAATCAAAATTCCCAATTTCTGGTCCTCCTACAGAGTCTAgaatatcatcatcatcatcgtcatcgAGATCACCATCGATTAACAAGTCACTGTCACTATCTAGCGAGCCACCACTGTCATTTGATTCTTGAATAGTTCCTCTCTGACGTCCAGACATACTTCCATAAATACGACGCTGTGATATTTGTGTTCTTGATGATCGACCAGCTATTGTATTATAAACATGTTTTAATAgctattatattaattttgttaaagttattacatattataacaagctcttaaaaatgTTGAGAAGTTTTAATAGTTATTATACATGTTTTAATAgctattatattaattttgttaaagttattacatattataacaagctcttaaaaatgTTGAGAAGAAAACTGCACTATATTTTTACCTGATTTCAATCGACTACTTGGTGTTGTTTTCTCGGTATTTTGTTTTTCTGTATCAGCGAGAGGAGGCGGAGGCTCTTGAAGATTAATAGGTAATATGGAATCATTTCCTTCCATTATACTTTCAAAGTTAGCGTCTTCTGACCTCATTTTTTCTAATTGTTTCCGTGTTGCTTCTTGCCTATTATGAGTTGGAAAACATTATATTATGTTTTCTGCATAGtaagtattaatttttattatttatgtatgtaCCGTCTTTCAAATCTTTCTTGTTCTGTCTTAGCTGCATCTTCATACAGATGCTCAAGATATGCAAGATAACGAAATTTTTGAATGTAATCGTTATATAAAACTCTTAATTCAACTTCAAGTTTCTCAAATTCCTCCATGAAAGCTGGGCGTACCTTTCTTAATGTTTGCAATCTCTTTTGGTTTCTATCAAGCTCTGCACGTCGTCTTTCGATTCTTGTATCCAAACTTTGCTCTGTATCCTTTAATCATTACAGAAATTATAACAGAACATTTAGAGATTAGAGAAATTactaaagaatattttaacgttCCAAGAATAAAATGACAACGTGGTAATACCTTAACGTTCTCAATTTGTTTTTTGGTATCATCAATTTCtttatgtacattttctaTAACACTTTTCAAGGCCATCTCAATTTCTGTGATGTCAAATTGTCTAGCAACTTTTGAATTACGAATCTCTCTGAGATCAACTTCACGACCTAATAAGTCAAAAAGTGATGCACCAG is a genomic window of Bombus huntii isolate Logan2020A chromosome 1, iyBomHunt1.1, whole genome shotgun sequence containing:
- the LOC126865456 gene encoding clusterin-associated protein 1 encodes the protein MSFRDLRNFTEMMRVLGYPRLISVGNFRLPNFPLVAEILVWLLKRFDPHADVSSEHNTEEERISLIRAVAEFMALKTNVKLNTKKLYQADGYAVKELLKVATLLYDAQNNSINNSIMSDDNFSTVSFDISNKVNELKSTRQLASQLTVTGASLFDLLGREVDLREIRNSKVARQFDITEIEMALKSVIENVHKEIDDTKKQIENVKDTEQSLDTRIERRRAELDRNQKRLQTLRKVRPAFMEEFEKLEVELRVLYNDYIQKFRYLAYLEHLYEDAAKTEQERFERRQEATRKQLEKMRSEDANFESIMEGNDSILPINLQEPPPPLADTEKQNTEKTTPSSRLKSAGRSSRTQISQRRIYGSMSGRQRGTIQESNDSGGSLDSDSDLLIDGDLDDDDDDDILDSVGGPEIGNFDLKVGQEKRAVSKLDHSDEDF